In Clostridium sp., one DNA window encodes the following:
- a CDS encoding S1C family serine protease produces the protein MDDNKNDGVRDVKWQSVDNGISKIKFVNNRRKSNIKKFFKLCCFILIAAFSGGVSGAYIANKKEVSKVYTPNDQTLMNSKKNESGIVSDIQSSSQEKDYGKQNSITKVSELVGPTIVGISNKSQGYFGLQDTGSGSGIIIDSEGYIVTNYHVIQNADKVTVKLSSGKILDASVNGIDEGSDLAIIRVSAKNLPVAKLGDSSKIKVGDTAIAIGNPLGEDFAGSVTAGIVSALNRKISYNGIVYNKLIQTDAAINPGNSGGPLCNDNGEVIGINSFKLSSSGSTEGMGFAIPINDAKDIIKQLINTGEVKRPYLGIYGESVISENDKIQGVYIQEVKKGSGAYQAGLKPTDILMELDGKKIAQLPDIQDIINSHKVGDKVKCKIWRDGNTIETTVTLLGIEGQK, from the coding sequence ATGGATGATAATAAAAATGACGGCGTAAGAGATGTTAAATGGCAAAGCGTTGACAATGGTATATCCAAGATAAAATTTGTGAATAACAGGAGAAAATCCAATATAAAAAAATTCTTTAAGCTGTGCTGTTTTATTTTGATAGCAGCATTTTCCGGTGGAGTATCAGGAGCTTATATAGCCAATAAGAAGGAAGTTAGTAAAGTCTATACGCCGAACGATCAGACATTAATGAATTCTAAAAAAAATGAAAGCGGCATTGTATCCGATATTCAAAGTTCATCTCAGGAAAAGGATTATGGAAAGCAAAATTCAATAACGAAAGTATCGGAATTAGTAGGACCTACAATAGTTGGCATAAGTAATAAAAGTCAAGGTTATTTTGGACTTCAGGATACGGGAAGTGGGTCTGGAATAATAATAGATTCGGAAGGATATATAGTTACAAATTATCATGTAATACAAAATGCAGATAAGGTGACGGTAAAACTCTCCAGCGGTAAAATATTGGATGCCTCTGTGAATGGGATAGATGAAGGATCTGATCTGGCAATAATAAGGGTGAGTGCAAAAAATTTACCTGTAGCCAAACTGGGGGATTCTTCAAAAATAAAAGTTGGAGATACTGCAATTGCCATAGGCAATCCTCTTGGCGAAGATTTTGCAGGGTCTGTTACAGCAGGAATAGTAAGTGCGCTGAACAGAAAGATATCCTATAATGGTATAGTATACAATAAATTAATACAGACTGATGCTGCAATAAATCCTGGCAATAGCGGTGGACCTCTTTGTAATGACAATGGTGAAGTCATTGGCATAAACAGTTTTAAGTTGAGTTCTTCAGGTAGCACGGAAGGTATGGGATTTGCTATACCTATAAATGATGCAAAAGATATAATAAAGCAGCTCATAAATACTGGTGAGGTTAAAAGGCCATATCTCGGCATATATGGTGAAAGTGTAATTTCAGAGAATGATAAAATTCAAGGCGTATATATTCAGGAGGTAAAAAAAGGAAGCGGGGCTTATCAGGCTGGTTTAAAGCCGACGGATATTCTTATGGAATTAGATGGGAAAAAGATTGCTCAGCTGCCTGATATTCAAGATATAATAAATTCACATAAAGTTGGAGATAAAGTTAAGTGTAAAATCTGGAGAGATGGAAATACTATAGAAACAACTGTAACTTTATTGGGTATTGAAGGTCAGAAATAA
- the pth gene encoding aminoacyl-tRNA hydrolase — MFLIVGLGNIGTKYEHTRHNVGFDAADFIGRKHNININKQKFKGFYGDGIICDKKVILLKPSTYMNLSGESVKEAAAFYKIDNKNIVVIQDDISLPIGRIRIRSKGSAGGHNGIKNIIYNLNTDEFVRIKIGVGHPDKDVISYVLGKFEKENSNHIEKVFKFASDCVECILSKGIFEAMNRFNGLNI; from the coding sequence ATGTTTTTAATAGTTGGATTAGGTAATATCGGTACTAAATATGAGCATACAAGACATAATGTTGGGTTCGATGCTGCTGATTTTATAGGCAGAAAGCATAATATAAATATAAATAAGCAAAAGTTCAAAGGCTTTTATGGAGATGGAATTATATGCGATAAAAAGGTAATTCTATTGAAACCTAGTACATATATGAATTTAAGCGGTGAGAGTGTAAAGGAAGCAGCTGCTTTTTATAAAATAGACAATAAGAATATAGTAGTAATTCAGGATGATATAAGTCTTCCAATAGGAAGAATCAGAATAAGGAGCAAAGGAAGTGCCGGTGGTCATAACGGCATAAAAAATATAATTTATAATTTAAACACAGATGAATTTGTAAGAATAAAAATTGGTGTTGGACATCCTGATAAGGATGTTATATCCTATGTACTTGGTAAATTTGAAAAAGAAAATAGCAATCATATAGAAAAGGTTTTTAAATTTGCATCAGATTGTGTTGAGTGTATTTTGAGCAAGGGCATATTTGAAGCTATGAATAGGTTTAATGGATTAAATATTTAA